The Candidatus Korarchaeota archaeon NZ13-K genome window below encodes:
- a CDS encoding branched-chain amino acid ABC transporter permease encodes MSLSRSFIYLCLIALLLALPIIFMVLDLGFAAAALYLCVQYSIMAMAWNFLAGYAGQVSFGHAVFFGVGAYTTMILLLFYEVTPWVGIPIGGIMAALLGLGLSFLFRLRSHWFSLATLALVTIFLLLFQEFAPGRAAGLQVPIVPPERELYYLRYAGAYYYIYLALAYLGVEVLLMNYLVRRDIGYYLQAIREDEETAMLLGINPFKYKVLAMLVSSFFMGIAGGIYTVRFRFVDPYSVFDLLLISIYPVIASLLGGMYTFWGPVVGSFIFVPIFEYIRSNVVTAFPRYFGLHFLVAGIILFLISLRVPRGVVGWLESRGYLRRPTHGR; translated from the coding sequence GTGAGCCTCAGCAGGTCATTCATCTACCTCTGCCTGATAGCCCTTCTGCTCGCGCTCCCTATCATCTTCATGGTGCTGGATCTGGGGTTCGCCGCGGCGGCCCTCTACCTGTGTGTCCAGTACTCCATAATGGCGATGGCCTGGAACTTCCTGGCGGGCTACGCGGGCCAGGTGAGCTTCGGTCACGCCGTCTTCTTCGGGGTAGGTGCCTACACGACGATGATCCTCCTCCTCTTCTACGAGGTGACCCCCTGGGTGGGGATACCCATAGGAGGGATAATGGCCGCCCTCCTCGGCCTGGGACTGAGCTTCCTCTTCAGGCTGAGGAGCCACTGGTTCTCCCTGGCCACGCTAGCCCTGGTCACGATATTCCTCCTCCTCTTCCAGGAGTTCGCTCCAGGAAGGGCCGCGGGCCTTCAGGTCCCGATAGTCCCGCCAGAGAGGGAGCTCTACTACCTCAGGTACGCCGGGGCATACTACTACATCTACCTGGCCCTGGCCTACCTCGGCGTCGAGGTGCTCCTGATGAACTACCTGGTCAGGAGGGACATAGGATACTACCTTCAGGCAATAAGGGAGGATGAGGAGACCGCCATGTTGCTTGGCATAAACCCGTTCAAGTACAAGGTCCTGGCGATGCTGGTGAGCTCCTTCTTCATGGGAATAGCCGGGGGCATATACACGGTGAGGTTCAGGTTCGTGGACCCCTACAGCGTCTTCGACCTGCTGCTGATATCCATATACCCGGTCATAGCCTCTCTCCTCGGTGGGATGTACACCTTCTGGGGACCTGTGGTGGGCTCCTTCATATTCGTTCCCATATTCGAGTACATAAGGTCGAACGTGGTCACGGCCTTCCCGCGCTACTTCGGCCTCCACTTCCTGGTGGCCGGCATAATCCTCTTCCTCATATCCCTCAGGGTGCCGCGCGGCGTAGTGGGCTGGCTGGAGAGCAGGGGCTACCTGAGACGCCCCACCCACGGGAGGTGA